gtggcgctgcccaataaactcgcccctcggggcaaaatttaattttttttttatcaaactcGTCAGGTTTAAGATACACAGAAcactttattatttttattgctttgtgtgtgtatattactTTATTTTATGTTGTTGTTCTTTTCTTGCCTTTTATTTTCACCCACTTTCTCTCTTATCTTATCATTCATGGCATTGTGTACTATGCCACTCAGTCAAGGAATGTTGATTAGAAAACATCTGGAAGTGCCCAACATAACTTTTAGAATCTCTTAGAGCCAATCTTCACTTGCTTGCTAATCACTTTTCCGAAACCAATCTGAAGATCCGAGTTTGAGAAGAGATGAGCACTTTTCCACTGTTGCAAAGTGTGCAAGGTTGATTGGGAgtgaaggggggatggggggaggtgctgcagtgagggggggggggaaaggaaatgaattatcaggagaagcgccaagtcattatgactatatagcactgggaaagggtcaggataaggatttgggatggggcagggaggggaagggatggttcccaaccacttggaaggtcgggggtttgaacgccgatctgcatgaagtgagaccgtcgctctaccgtccagcctaagtggatggggggggggggggagggagaggttagTAGTCTCATGCAGGTAAATTGTAGTTGCCTCTATTTGTGTTGTATCTTGTGCGTGCTGCTGTGGGGGTGATGGGTAATGTCATCGGGCGATAGGGGGACACTGGAAGGCAGGGGGGGACACCGGAAGGCAGGGGGGGACACCGGAAGGCAGGGGGGACATCGGAAGGCATGGGGGACACCGGAAGGCAGGGGGGGACACTGGAAGGCAGCGGGACACTGGAAGGCAGGGGGGGACACCGGAAGGCAGGGGGGGACACCGGAAGGCAGGGGGGACACTGGAAGGCAAGGGGGGACACCGGAAGGCAGGGGGGGACACTGGAAGGCAGGGGGGACACCGGAAGGCAGGGGGGACACCGGAAGGCAGGGGGACACCGGAAGGCAGGGGGACACCGGAAGGCAGGGGGGACACCGGAAGGCAGGGGGACACCGGAAGGCAGGGGGACACCGGAAGGCAGGGGGGACACCGGAAGGCAGGGGGACACCGGAAGGCAGGGGGACACCAGAAGGCAGGGGGACACCGGAAGGCAGGGGGGGACACCGGAAGGCAGGGGGGACACCGGAAGGCAGGGGGGACACTGGAAGGCAGCGGGACACTGGAAGGCAGGGGGGGACACCGGAAGGCAGGGGGGACACCGGAAGGCAGGGGGGACACTGGAAGGCAAGGGGGGACACcggaaggcaggggggggggacactggaAGGCAGGGGGACACCAGAAGGCAGGGGGACACCGGAAGGCAGGGGGACACCGGAAGGCAGGGGGACACCGGAAGGCAGGGGGACACCAGAAGGCAGAGGAGACACCGGTAGGCAGCAGAAATTGAACAATTTAACAAAGGGTGAGGTCTTGATGCAGGAAGAGATACGAACAGTGTCACTAGCGAGGACGGGATTCGAACCGTTGTGTGACGAGCCCTATAACAGGTCGGGTTAGGACGCCATAGTTTATTAGCGAGTTCACTTCCGTTTGTAAAAGATCTCGAGTGTAAAGGAAGTAATTCACTCATAaccgaaaaaaaaaatattgtctcCTGAAGACAATAATTATATTGGCATAAAGAGATATACAGTGGTGCAAATATAATTAATTTTAGATTATTTATtattagattttagatttagaaCGTTCAGATTTAGACAGGACTTCGTGATTTTGCTCAACCACCAATTGAAGACTTAATTTTCCGCATGCAAATGCAATGTGTGTTTTTTCTCTCTACATAAACAATCAAATTAGCGTATGatcatattaaaaaaaatcccGAAATATCTTTTTTTAAATAGAAGCGTCTTACGCAGCATCATAAGGCAAGATGCCATCCTCCAGGTAGGAAGCTGAGGGAGCAGGAATAAGGAGACGAGGACAGTTACTTGAAAAATCCTTGCAAGGAGTCCTGACTAATGTATGGGACTTGATTACATGGAGAAAAGAGTTACTGTACAGGGCAGTGCCTCACAGCCACAAGGAAAAGGACATTAGTTTAGAGCACTAGTCGTGAGTTGTGAGAGATTGGGACCTTAAGGTCAAAGAGCAGTCTGGCAGCTAAGGAAGTCATAATACTGGGCATGAGGTCATGAACtaggcagggtggggggggggggaaggaggtcaGGTCTTAATGCTAGGGAGGAGTTCAGGTCATTAGGGTCTTGCATGACTTGAGAAGGAATGTCGATATTTGGATCGGATGAGTGAGGGATGATTATTATGGGTGTCCACCTGAGAGGGAATGATGAGTACGGTGGGTGACCACCTGAGAGACAATGATGAGTACGGTGGGCGACCACCTGAGAGTGAGTGATAAGTAGTGTGAACTTTGGCCAAGTTTTCACTCCCACGTCCAATCAGATTTCTTGTTGAGTAAAATTAAAAGGTCGAGGTAATTCATTTGGAAAATTTGACTGATGGCATTTCATGAAAGTTTTTGTTCCAGTAACCTGTTGCTGATGTGTTGCTGTCACAATATTAAGTTAATATATCAGTAATATGAAATTTGTGAGTGAAATGCATATAATTTTAATTCAAAAATTCAATATCATATCCAGACGCAATATTTAAAATATCGACAACGAAAGAAAACAGTCGTTTGAATCTcagatattttgtttttatttaatgAAACAGTAGACTTAAAATCTTTAGCGTAGCCTTTTTCTTATTGCAGAAATTATTTTCGACAAATATATAGGGTCTAATGGTAGATTCTTGACAAATCTTGACAAATCTTGACAAATCTCTTCTCCATGTGGCATAAGCATTATCAGGTTAGAATTGCAGTTTAACATATTGGACATATGTTTATTATATATGGACATAGAACTGCAGTTTAACATATAAGGTGGAGAGAAGGATAGACCGCAGACCTCAACCATGTTCTTACCCCTGGCAATTTAACGCCTCGGAGGGAGTCAAACGACGCTGTCGATGAAATAATGTTGGTGTCATAGATCTAAGTTAAGAGCTTTAACGGAGGATCGATGCTGTCTGGTCAAATATGTGTGCTGGAGGCTCGCTTGTGTGGGCGTCGCTGTTTTATGAGGTTCATGTGGAGGCTCGCTTGTGTGGGCGTCGCTGTTTTATGAGGTTCATGTGGAGGCTCGCTTGTGTGGGCGTCGCTGTTTTATGAGGTTCACGTGGAGGCTCGCTTGTGTGGGCGTCGCTGTTTTATGAGGTTCATGTGGAGGCTCGCTTGTGTGGGCGTCGCTGTTTTATGAGGTTCACGTGGAGGCTCGCTTGTGTGGGCGTCGCTGTTTTATGAGGTTCATGTGGAGGCTCGCTTGTGTGGGCGTCGCTGTTTTATGAGGTTCATGTGGAGGCTCGCTTGTGTGGGCGTCGCTGTTTTATGAGGTTCACGTGAAGGCTCGCTTGTGTGGGCGTCGCTGTTTTATGAGGTTCATGTGGAGGCTCGCTTGTGTGGGCGTCGCTGTTTTATGAGGTTCATGTGGAGGCTCGCTTGTGTGGGCGTCGCTGTTTTATGAGGTTCACGTGGAGGCTCGCTTGTGTGGGCGTCGCTGTTTTATGAGGTTCATGTGGAGGCTCGCTTGTGTGGGCGTCGCTGTTTTATGAGGTTCATGTGGAGGCTCGCTTGTGTGGGCGTCGCTGTTTTATGAGGTTCATGTGGAGGCTCGCTTGTGTGGGCGTCGCTGTTTTATGAGGTTCATGTGGAGGCTCGCTTGTGTGGGCGTCGCTGTTTTATGAGGTTCATGTGGAGGCTCGCTTGTGTGGGCGTCGCTGTTTTATGAGGTTCATGTGGAGGCTCGCTTGTGTGGGCGTCGCTGTTTTATGAGGTTCACGTGGAGGCTCGCTTGTGTGGGCGTCGCTGTTTTATGAGGTTCATGTGGAGGCTCGCTTGTGTGGGCGTCGCTGTTTTATGAGGTTCATGTGGAGGCTCGCTTGTGTGGGCGTCGCTGTTTTATGAGGTTCATGTGGGGACAGTTGTTGATCTAGAGGCGTCGGTGCTTTCCTGGGTACACAGGTACGTCCCTGGCCCCATGGGTACACCGGCACCTTCTTGTCACCCCGCTTTGGGTACGTCGACACGTTCTTGTCACCCCGCCTTGGGTATGTCGACACGTTCTTGTCACCCCGCCTTGCGTACGTCGACACTTTCTGGTCATCCCCCTTGGGTATGTCGACACGTTATTGTCACCTCCCTTGCGTACGTCGACACTTTCTGGTCATCCTCCTTGGGTACGTCGACACGTTATTGTCACCTCCCTTGGGTACACCGACACGTTCTTGTCACCCCCTTTGGGTACGCTGACACGTGCCTGCTTCCCCTGGGTACACAGACATGTCCGTGCCCTCCCCTGGGTACACAGACATGTCCGTGCCCTCCCCTAGGTACACAGACATGTCCGTGCCCTCCCCTGGATACACAGACATGTCCGTGCCCTCCCCTAGGTACACAGACATGTCCGTGCCCTCCCCCTGGGTACACAGACATGTCCGTGCCCTCCCCTGGATACACAGACATGTCCGTGCCCTCCCCTAGGTACACAGACATGTCCGTGCCCTCCCCCTGGGTACACAGACATGTCCGTGCCCTCCCCTGGATACACAGACATGTCCGTGCCCTCCCCTAGGTACACAGACATGTCCGTGCCCTCCCCTAGGTACACAGACATGTCCGTGCCCTCCCCTAGGTACACAGACATGTCCGTGCCCTCCCCTGGGTACAAAGACATGTCCGTGCCCTCCCCTAGGTACACCTGCAGTTGCGTTTGGTACCACGAGGAGGAAGCGGGCACATTGTACCAGTACAGAGTATAAGGAAGACCCCCCATGCAATAATCCGCTCCGTCAGAATACATTATTCATATAGACTTAACCTTTCTTACAAGACATTAATTAAACCCTTTTTATTGAGACTTAAATCTACGAAATATTACCAGGAACTCTGACAGCTGACGTGTACAGGAACAGTCCCCCTGAAGCGAACAGTCATGATAATAATATTCGTGTCAACAGAAGGCAATATTCTTAGAGATAAATGAGAGACAACATAGAGGTAACGCTACGAAATAAGGCTGTAATCGTGTCGATCCGGGGCGCGTTCACTTTCCCATCATGAGATTATGAAACTGAACCAGGGACCATCTCTCTTGTCTGTACTGTATGTCTTAGTGAGGTCTCGGCGACGTCCACTGTAACCTGCTGATGTAATCTTGTGTGGTGTAGGTCGCAGAAGGGACTCAATTTTTGTAGCACGAACGTCAATTATATCATGGCATTCCAATGGAACATAGGGAGGTCTCGTGATACAGCTGGCTTCATTCTCTGCTCACAATCGGGGATCaccaggtgggacagaaatgattgtTTTTTTCTTTTACATAATTTCTCTGTTTACCCAATAGTGAATTAGGTGGAAGAGGAAGTTAGGCAAATATTATTGAGTTGCATAATGTCAGTAGTTCGAcaatgggagagggaggggggggggtagcctcAATAGAATCATAATATaggggtggtacccctatataaaatataggggtaccacctctgggctCAACTGTAGAGACCCAttgcctcgaagaagaaaataaagagtattcagagaagaccttgtggattctcactgaacacttcaatattttcttctcctaccatcccTATTCTTCTTATTTTATCTATTATGTTAAAGTAATGTATTCATAAtaattatgaatttgttaaaCTATTTTCTCCATACAActtggtgattgattgatgaagattaagccaccccaagaggtggcacgggcatgaatagcccgtaatacaacttggttgttgttatagattcagctactcggaacaagttccaagtagcacgggctatggtgagcccgtaactttcctggcataggagcggggcaagtagcacgggctatggtgagcccgtaacttacctggcacaggagtggggcaagtagctcgggctatggtgagcccgtagtggacttacctggcacaggagcgggggcaagaagcacgggctatggtgagcccgtagtggacttacctggcacaggagcggggcaagtggcacgggctatggtgagcccgtagtggacttacctggcacaggagcggggcaagtggcacgggctatggtgagcccgtagtggacttacctggcagtaCAACTTGGTCAATCCTCTGACTTTAAATCAGGGTTTCTCCTCACTACAAATGCGACTAATCTCCCTCTCCTTGAGCCACATTAATTGCTCCCACTCCAACTGTGACTAACCGCAATAACCCCGACCAtccccactacgggctcaccatagcccgtgcttcttgccccgctcctgtgccaggtaagttacgggctcaccatagcccgtgctacttgccccgctcctgtgccaggtaagttacgggctcaccatagcccgtgcttcttgccccgctcctgtgccaggtaagttacgggctcaccatagcccgtgcttcttgcccccgttcctgtgccaggtaagttacgggctcaccatagcccgtgcttcttgcccccgctcctgtgccaggtaagttacgggctcaccatagcccgtgcttcttgcccccgctcctgtgccaggtaagttacgggctcaccatagcccgtgctacttggaacttgttccgagtagctgaatctacagcaacaacaacaaccccactgCAACAACAGCGGTTTCCGAACTACAACCAAGTCACATATTATCAGGTTTGTTGCAAGAGAGAGACAACACCTGTCAACATGTTGTAAATGCAAGAGAGAGACAACACCTGTCAACATGTTGTAAATGCAAGAGAGAGACAACACCTGTCAACATGTTGTAAATGCAAGAGAGAGACAACACCTGTCAACATGTTGTAAATGTATCAAGGAGTCAAGACCAATTCCCAAGTTTCCCTATAACGTTCCCATTTTCATGCTCTTTACATACTGACTGTACGATCATATCTCATCTACAACATTTCCATTGCCATGTATTTATGAGGGCTCTACAGCTTCAGGCGTGAAGCTCTATAGAGAGTAATTAAAGAATAAAACGATTGGTTGTTTGTTtacggggttattcatgcccgtgccacctcttggctggTTTAATCctgatcaatcaatcaattgataGATTGTTGTCTATTTTAAAATAATATTATGAATCTATTTTGAATCTAATATTATGAAAAACTTGTTTTTCCAGTTTTTTTTGGGTCGAGACCCAAAAAAAACCTGTTTTTTTTGGGTCGAGATTTCTCCGCCGAGTTACTGCTCACATTCACGAGACTGACCAGACTGTTGTATGACTGACCAGACTGTTGTGTGACTGACCAGACTGTTGTGTGACTGACCAGACTGTTGTGTGACTGACCAGACTGTTGTGTGACTGACCACACTGTTGTGTGACTGACCAGACTGTTGTGTGACTGACCAGACTGTTGTGTGACTGACCAGACTGTTGTGTGACTGACCAGACTGTTGTATGACTGACCAGACTGTTGTGTGACTGACCAGACTGTTGTATGACTGACCAGACTGTTGTGTGACTGACCAGACTGTTGTATGACTGACCAGACTGTTGTGTGACTGACCAGACTGTTGTGTGACTGACCAGACTGTTGCATGACTGACCACACTGTTACATGACTGACAACACTGTTGCATGACTGATCACACTCTTGCATGACTGACAACACTGTTGCATGACTGACCACACTGTTGCATGACTGACCATACTGTTGCATGACTGACCACACTGTTGCATGACTGACCACACTGTTGCATGACTGACCATACTGTTGCATGACTGACAACACTGTTGCATGACTGACCACACTGTTGCATGACTGACCATACTGTTGCATGACTGACCATACTGTTGCATGACTGACCACACTGTTGCATGACTGACCATACTGTTGCATGACTGACAACACTGTTGCATGACTGACCACACTGTTGCATGACTGACCATACTGTTGCATGACTGACCACACTGTTGCATGACTGACCATACTGTTGCATGACTGACCATACTGTTGCATGACTGACAACACTGTTGCATGACTGACAACACTGTTGCATGACTGACAACACTGTTGCATGACTGACAACACTGTTGCATGACTGACCACACTGTTGCATGACTGACAACACTGCTGCATGACTGACAACACTGTTGCATGACTGACCACACTGTTGCATGACTGACAACACTGTTGCATGACTGACAACACTGTTGCATGACTGACCACACTCTTGCATGACTGACAACACTGTTGCATGACTGACCACACTGTTGCATGACTGACCATACTGTTGCATGACTGACCACACTATTACATGACTGACAACACTGCTGCATGACTGACAACACTGTTGCATGACTGACAACACTGTTGCATGACTGACAACACTGTTGCATGACTGACAACACTGCTGCATGACTGACAACACTGTTGCATGACTGACCACACTGTTGCATGACTGACAACACTGTTGCATGACTGACAACACTGTTGCATGACTGACCACACTCTTGCATGACTGACCATACTGTTGCATGACTGACCATACTGTTGCATGACTGACCACACTGTTGCATGACTGACCATACTGTTGCATGACTGACAACACTGTTGCATGACTGACCACACTGTTGCATGACTGACCATACTGTTGCATGACTGACCACACTGTTGCATGACTGACCATACTGTTGCATGACTGACCATACTGTTGCATGACTGACAACACTGTTGCATGACTGACAACACTGTTGCATGACTGACAACACTGTTGCATGACTGACAACACTGTTGCATGACTGACAACACTGTTGCATGACTGACCACACTGTTGCATGACTGACAACACTGCTGCATGACTGACAACACTGTTGCATGACTGACCACACTGTTGCATGACTGACAACACTGTTGCATGACTGACAACACTGTTGCATGACTGACCACACTCTTGCATGACTGACAACACTGTTGCATGACTGACCACACTGTTGCATGACTGACCATACTGTTGCATGACTGACCACACTATTACATGACTGACAACACTGTTGCATGACTGACAACACTGTTGCATGACTGACAACACTGTTGCATGACTGACAACACTGTTGCATGACTGACAACACTGTTGCATGACTGACCACACTGTTGCATGACTGACAACACTGTTGCATGACTGACAACACTGTTGCATGACTGACCACACTGTTGCATGACTGACAACACTGTTGC
This DNA window, taken from Procambarus clarkii isolate CNS0578487 chromosome 7, FALCON_Pclarkii_2.0, whole genome shotgun sequence, encodes the following:
- the LOC138357744 gene encoding uncharacterized protein; its protein translation is MQQCGQSCNSVVSHARVWSVMQECGQSCNSVVSHATVLSVMQECGQSCNSVVNHATVLSVMQQCGQSCNSVVSHATVLSVMQQCGQSCNSVVSHATVLSVMQQYGQSCNSMVSHATVWSVMQQYGQSCNSVVSHATVLSVMQQYGQSCNSVVSHATVWSVMQQCCQSCNSVVSHATVWSVMQQCCQSCNSVVSHATVLSVMQQCCQSCNSVVSHVIVWSVMQQYGQSCNSVVSHATVLSVMQECGQSCNSVVSHATVLSVMQQCGQSCNSVVSHAAVLSVMQQCGQSCNSVVSHATVLSVMQQCCQSCNSVVSHATVLSVMQQYGQSCNSMVSHATVWSVMQQYGQSCNSVVSHATVLSVMQQYGQSCNSVVSHATVWSVMQQYGQSCKSVVSHATVLSVMQQCCQSCNSVVSHATVLSVMQQCCQSCNSVVSHATVLSVMQQCCQSCSSVVSHVIVWSVMQQYGQSCNSVVSHATVLSVMQECGQSCNSVVSHATVLSVMQQCGQSCNSVVSHAAVLSVMQQCGQSCNSVVSHATVLSVMQQCCQSCNSVVSHATVWSVMQQYGQSCNSVVSHATVWSVMQQCGQSCNSVVSHATVWSVMQQCGQSCNSMVSHATVWSVMQQCGQSCNSVVSHATVWSVMQQCGQSCNSVVSHATVWSVMQQCGQSCNSVVSHARV